Proteins encoded within one genomic window of bacterium:
- a CDS encoding HAD-IB family hydrolase, with protein MTKPAAIFDLDNTLLPGASSLIRYIKHQVRNKEISRFTIVKAFFLSLLHKVDLVDIERILDDFAKPYAGKTEVQIWDMVIPWFEKDIKPYLAQEAKKQIAWHKAQGHITVMLSAASQFVCYPVRDYLGLDYSLNSMVEVKNGTLTGHFAKPLCYKEGKFHYLSELVKEQNLDLAKSYFYTDSITDLHTLERVGYPVAVNPDPLLKRAAKKRFWTIERWTTTTQ; from the coding sequence ATTTGATTTAGACAACACCCTCCTTCCGGGGGCCTCTTCGCTTATTCGTTACATCAAACATCAGGTGCGTAACAAAGAAATCTCCCGTTTTACCATTGTAAAAGCGTTTTTTTTATCCCTGTTACACAAGGTCGATTTAGTGGATATCGAGCGGATTTTAGATGATTTTGCCAAACCCTATGCCGGAAAAACCGAGGTGCAAATCTGGGATATGGTGATCCCCTGGTTTGAAAAAGACATTAAACCTTATTTGGCCCAAGAGGCTAAAAAGCAAATTGCATGGCACAAAGCCCAAGGCCATATCACGGTGATGCTCTCAGCCGCTTCTCAGTTTGTGTGTTACCCAGTGCGCGATTACTTAGGGCTCGATTACTCGCTCAATTCAATGGTAGAAGTAAAAAATGGGACTTTAACCGGCCACTTTGCAAAACCTCTATGTTATAAAGAAGGAAAGTTTCATTATTTAAGCGAGCTTGTAAAAGAACAAAATTTAGATTTGGCTAAAAGCTACTTTTATACCGATTCTATTACCGATTTACACACACTTGAACGGGTGGGCTACCCTGTAGCAGTTAATCCAGACCCTCTTTTAAAAAGAGCCGCTAAAAAAAGGTTTTGGACAATAGAGAGATGGACAACAACTACGCAGTAA